Proteins encoded within one genomic window of Macaca fascicularis isolate 582-1 chromosome 16, T2T-MFA8v1.1:
- the LOC102117861 gene encoding C-C motif chemokine 4 → MKLRVTVLSLLALAAAFCSPALSAPMGSDPPTSCCFSYTVRKLPRNFVVDYYETSSLCSQPAVVFQTKRGKQVCADPSETWVQEYVYDLELN, encoded by the exons ATGAAGCTGCGCGTGACTGTCCTGTCTCTCCTCGCGCTAGCAGCTGCCTTCTGCTCTCCAGCACTCTCAGCACCAA TGGGCTCAGACCCTCCCACCTCCTGCTGCTTTTCTTACACCGTGAGGAAGCTTCCTCGCAACTTTGTGGTAGATTACTACGAGACCAGCAGCCTCTGCTCCCAGCCAGCTGTGGT ATTCCAAACCAAAAGAGGGAAGCAAGTCTGCGCTGACCCCAGTGAGACCTGGGTCCAGGAGTACGTGTATGACCTGGAACTGAACTGA